Proteins encoded together in one Planctomycetota bacterium window:
- a CDS encoding 2-hydroxyacyl-CoA dehydratase family protein, which produces MTPAVLYSCSFVPPEWIAAHGVRPWRTLPASGPASAWLAADMGLCPYARAFAEEARASGAEGLIVSTLCDQMRRVAELLARDSPRPVFLMHLPTTWQSAASRAYYLDELRRLGRLLVQLGGAAPSDERLAAVMLRYDAVRAALRALRGRVSPKRFSEALAEFHATGALTAHAPSAAPPPQGVPIALLGAPMLRNHFWLFDLIEEAGGHVALDATDSGERTLPAPFAADRLRADPLRVLAEAYFGQIPHAFRRPNDALYQWLRRELARSGARGLIVRRYVWCDTWHAEVARLREWAPVPVLDLDVNVDGDAEGRAANRIQAFIEAIQ; this is translated from the coding sequence GTGACTCCGGCGGTGCTGTACAGTTGCTCGTTTGTCCCGCCCGAGTGGATTGCCGCGCACGGCGTGCGGCCGTGGCGCACCCTTCCTGCGTCGGGGCCGGCCTCCGCGTGGCTCGCCGCCGATATGGGTCTGTGCCCTTACGCCCGCGCCTTCGCCGAGGAGGCCCGCGCGAGCGGGGCTGAGGGGCTCATCGTGTCCACGCTGTGCGACCAGATGCGGCGCGTGGCCGAGCTCCTGGCCCGCGACTCGCCGCGGCCGGTGTTCCTGATGCACCTGCCCACCACCTGGCAGAGCGCCGCATCGCGGGCCTACTACCTCGACGAACTGCGGCGGCTGGGCCGCCTCCTCGTGCAACTGGGCGGCGCCGCCCCGTCGGACGAACGGCTGGCCGCCGTGATGCTCCGGTATGACGCCGTCCGCGCGGCCCTGCGCGCCTTGCGCGGGCGCGTGTCGCCGAAGCGCTTTTCCGAGGCACTCGCGGAGTTCCATGCCACCGGCGCCCTGACCGCCCACGCCCCCTCCGCCGCGCCGCCGCCCCAGGGTGTGCCGATCGCCCTGCTTGGGGCGCCCATGCTGCGCAACCACTTCTGGCTCTTCGACCTCATCGAAGAGGCCGGGGGCCACGTGGCGCTGGACGCCACCGACAGCGGCGAACGGACCCTCCCGGCGCCGTTCGCGGCGGACCGGTTGCGTGCCGACCCCCTGCGGGTGCTGGCCGAGGCCTACTTCGGCCAAATCCCCCACGCCTTCCGCCGGCCCAACGACGCGCTCTACCAGTGGCTCAGGCGCGAGTTGGCCCGAAGCGGCGCCAGGGGGCTCATCGTCCGGCGCTACGTCTGGTGCGACACCTGGCACGCCGAGGTGGCGCGGCTGCGGGAGTGGGCGCCCGTTCCCGTGCTCGACCTCGACGTGAACGTGGACGGGGACGCCGAGGGCCGCGCCGCAAACCGCATCCAGGCCTTCATCGAGGCGATCCAGTGA
- a CDS encoding 2-hydroxyacyl-CoA dehydratase family protein — translation MIDTPRRITLEDWDARYAELRAAGLREPAYGGPLRRHLDDGDLRLARLLYDNSAASLRLWNFLLTEEERLRQARAEGKKLIGTMKDLGTVPVMAYSLPNVVAFYPDGAWWLPCVMEMSTGMLEVADSLGIDEAFCPVRAMLGAFLTEAHFPIPDLLTCSVGATCDDFSAIAQRLEALGYPILWWEAPSRRRPDPGEAAVSLPGGFAAPQAQVDFVRSELERLRGALETLAAARLDDARLAAGIRAANRVRRLLAELRRLAYTAEPCPLPALEMLIAEMLAIHFCSDRAESLLVFEDLLRETRRRVDAGQGVLPPGAARVFWVNPVADLRVMNLLESCGGRICGTEYLFCHALDEIPEDLPPMEALARMALADPMVGPAADRAERICSDIRAFGAEGVIVSRIPGASHCATEGAVIADVVASSLGLPVVEIEVPPLSDSMQPTLSTRLTALVEVIREGRTE, via the coding sequence GTGATCGACACGCCGCGCCGAATCACCCTCGAGGACTGGGACGCCCGTTACGCCGAACTGCGGGCCGCGGGCCTCCGCGAGCCGGCCTACGGCGGGCCGCTCCGCCGCCACCTCGACGATGGCGACCTGCGCCTCGCGCGGCTGCTCTACGACAACTCGGCGGCCTCGCTCCGCCTGTGGAACTTCCTCCTCACCGAGGAGGAGCGCCTGCGCCAGGCCCGCGCCGAGGGCAAGAAGCTGATCGGCACGATGAAGGACCTGGGCACAGTGCCGGTCATGGCGTACTCCCTGCCCAACGTGGTGGCGTTCTACCCCGACGGCGCGTGGTGGTTGCCCTGCGTGATGGAGATGAGCACCGGGATGCTCGAGGTGGCCGACTCGCTGGGCATAGACGAGGCCTTCTGCCCCGTGCGCGCCATGCTGGGGGCCTTCCTCACCGAGGCTCACTTCCCCATCCCCGACCTGCTCACGTGCAGCGTGGGCGCCACCTGCGACGACTTTTCGGCCATCGCCCAGCGCCTGGAGGCCCTCGGCTACCCGATCCTGTGGTGGGAGGCCCCCAGCCGCCGCCGGCCCGACCCGGGCGAGGCCGCCGTGAGCCTCCCAGGCGGCTTCGCCGCACCGCAGGCCCAGGTGGACTTCGTGCGCTCGGAGCTGGAACGCCTGCGGGGGGCGCTGGAGACGTTGGCCGCCGCGCGTCTGGATGACGCCCGCCTGGCCGCCGGCATCCGCGCGGCCAACCGGGTTCGTCGCCTCCTCGCAGAACTCCGCAGGCTGGCCTACACGGCCGAGCCGTGCCCGCTTCCCGCCCTCGAGATGCTCATCGCCGAGATGCTCGCCATCCACTTCTGTTCGGACCGCGCCGAATCGCTCCTGGTGTTCGAAGACCTGCTGCGCGAGACCCGGCGGCGCGTGGATGCCGGCCAGGGGGTTCTGCCGCCGGGCGCGGCGCGGGTCTTCTGGGTCAACCCTGTCGCCGACCTGCGGGTGATGAACCTCCTCGAGAGCTGCGGCGGGCGAATCTGCGGCACCGAGTACCTCTTCTGCCACGCCCTCGACGAGATTCCCGAGGACCTGCCGCCGATGGAGGCCCTCGCGCGCATGGCCCTGGCCGACCCGATGGTTGGGCCGGCCGCCGACCGCGCCGAGCGCATCTGCTCCGACATCCGAGCCTTCGGCGCCGAGGGCGTCATCGTCTCGCGCATTCCGGGGGCCAGCCACTGCGCTACCGAGGGCGCCGTGATCGCCGACGTCGTCGCCTCGTCGCTCGGCCTGCCGGTCGTCGAGATCGAGGTGCCGCCGCTCTCCGACTCCATGCAACCCACCTTGAGCACGCGGCTGACCGCGCTGGT